In Flavobacterium enshiense, the genomic stretch TCCTTTCTCAAAACAAAGCTCCAATTGTTCTTTGCTCATGGCCGGACCTTGTAAAAACGATTTGGTTCCGCGGTCAATTTTTGCGGCTATTAAATTGGAAATCGGTGCAAAATCATAATTCACTCCCGAATCCACCACGGACAACTGAATATTATGCTGTCTGCAAAACACATTAATGGCAGCGCCTCCTTCAAGGAAATTAGCAACCATTTGTCTTGTGACATCCTGAGGATACGCACTTACTCCGTGATTGGCAATCCCGTGATCGGCAGCAAAAACCACGATATTCGGCTGAAGAATTTTGGGCTCAAGTGTTTTGAAGACAGTTCCGATTTGCTTTGCCAAAACTTCCAGAATTCCCAAAGCGCCTGTTGGTTTGGTCTTATGGTCGATTTTATGCTGCAGCGCTGATTCGAATTCGGTTGAAACATTTTCAAGTGCATTTTCTACAGTCGAATTATCACCCGATTCAGTTTTATGAAGGATGGAAATTTCCTCCACAAAAGGTTTTTCCGATTTCTGTTTCCACTGCAACTGCTGGAGCATTGGCTGGTTGTTGTAATTGGTTGCAGGCTTTCCGATACAGAAATAGCCCAGCGGTTCAATATATTCGGGGAAACCCAATAATTTCTTAAACTGATAGTAATTCAGAATAGAAACCCATCCCATCGAGTAGCCTTGTTCCGTAAGCGACAACCATATATTCTGGGCTGCACAAACGGCGCTGAATTTTATCGCCTCATTGCTTCCGACAGTTCCAATGGTAAAATTATTCAGAACCGAACGGTCATAACAGATAACCAAGCCCAGCGGAGCTTCTTGAATGGCTTCGAGTTTTAAGTTTTTGTATTGTTCTTTCTGATTGAGGTTATCGGTCTGATTGGCCGCTTTTTCATCGTATTCCAGAAATAAGTCCTTAACGGCTTTTTTAATTTCGTCTGATGTAATCAAATAATATTTCGTAGCATCGGTCAGACCAACGGAAGGTGCCCAATGCCCTGCCTGCAATGCTTTTTCAATGACTTCATCGGGAACAGCATCATTTGTAAAATGGCGTGTGTCCCGGCGCGATTGTAGAATTTCGTATAAATCTGTCATCTAAAAGTAATCTTTTTAAATTATGCTTCCCAAACCACAAAACAGTAGTTGTTATGAGTCGTCGTAGTGTATTTAGGCAGTACAATCGCCTCCGAAAATAAAGGACAATTTACGACTAAAGTATGAAATTCACCATTTTCACCGCAAGGGTCAATTCCTTTTTCTTCTAATTCGGCAGCCAGCTCTTTGGTTAGTATTTTCCCTAAATATTGTTCACCCATTTGGTTGTTACAGGAAACTATCATCGTTTCAACACCTGCTTTAATCATTTCATGAACTAATGCAATACGGTCTTGTTGCCAAAGCGGTAAAACTGCCTTCAACAACGCAGCTTCACAAACTTTATCTTCCCAGTCTTTATGTGATTGAATATCAATATCGCCAAAGACGGCTGCTTTCAAATCATACGTATTATTCAAGTGCTGGAGTATTCCGATAAATTTCTCTTCGTAATCGCCCCAAGTCGCCGGAACCGCTTCAAGTGGTAATTGCATTTTCTGAGCCTGCTGCTTAAGAATTTCCAAAGCCAATCCGTGAGAGCGGGAAATTTTTCCGTTTTCGTTCATCATATTCAGCAACACCTTTGGGACAAAACCGGCAGCAACCGCTTTCATCATGGCATAGCAACTGTCTTTTCCACCACTCCAGGAACTTACAAAGTTCATTACTGTCCTTTTATTTTCACTGGAATTCCGGATACCATCAGCACAACCTCATCGGCATTTTTAGCCAGGTATTGGTTCATCCAGCCCTGCAACTCGGTAAATTTTCTACCGATATGAGTATCCGCATGCACGCCCATTCCAATTTCATTGGTGATAATTATGATCTTTGCATCCTGCTGATTCGCAATTTTATCGAATTCTGCCTTAGCCTGTTCAAGACTTGCCTGCACATCGTTTTTGGTATCAACGAAAAAATTAGTTAGCCAAAGCGTTACGCAATCGACCACAGCTACTTTTCCGGAGAAATCGATTTCGCTCAAGTGCTTTTCGTTTTCAACATTAATCCATCTTTCATCACGATCTTGCTGATGGCGGTCAATACGTTTTTGGAAATCATCGTCCCATTTTCGAGCCGTTGCAACATACATAGGATTAGTTGCTAAATCTTTTGCCAGATTTTCAGCATATGAACTCTTACCGGAGCGTTCTCCTCCTGTTATCAAATAAATCATCTATTCTATTTCTTCTATTTTCTATTTTCTCCTCTCTATTTTCTCCTCAAAAGCTGTCT encodes the following:
- the cobT gene encoding nicotinate-nucleotide--dimethylbenzimidazole phosphoribosyltransferase; the encoded protein is MTDLYEILQSRRDTRHFTNDAVPDEVIEKALQAGHWAPSVGLTDATKYYLITSDEIKKAVKDLFLEYDEKAANQTDNLNQKEQYKNLKLEAIQEAPLGLVICYDRSVLNNFTIGTVGSNEAIKFSAVCAAQNIWLSLTEQGYSMGWVSILNYYQFKKLLGFPEYIEPLGYFCIGKPATNYNNQPMLQQLQWKQKSEKPFVEEISILHKTESGDNSTVENALENVSTEFESALQHKIDHKTKPTGALGILEVLAKQIGTVFKTLEPKILQPNIVVFAADHGIANHGVSAYPQDVTRQMVANFLEGGAAINVFCRQHNIQLSVVDSGVNYDFAPISNLIAAKIDRGTKSFLQGPAMSKEQLELCFEKGGEIVSAIAQKGSNCIGFGEMGIGNTSTASVLMSVITGIPIEDCVGKGTGVNDEKLRFKNEILRKAIVSYEGNDSLDEKLAYFGGFEILQMAGGMLEAYKNNMLILVDGFICSVAFLIAFKKNPSIIKNAVFSHQSAEQAHIKLLNYLEVKAILQLDLRLGEGTGCAVAFPIVQSAVAFLNEMASFESAGVSNK
- a CDS encoding diphthine--ammonia ligase, yielding MNFVSSWSGGKDSCYAMMKAVAAGFVPKVLLNMMNENGKISRSHGLALEILKQQAQKMQLPLEAVPATWGDYEEKFIGILQHLNNTYDLKAAVFGDIDIQSHKDWEDKVCEAALLKAVLPLWQQDRIALVHEMIKAGVETMIVSCNNQMGEQYLGKILTKELAAELEEKGIDPCGENGEFHTLVVNCPLFSEAIVLPKYTTTTHNNYCFVVWEA
- the cobU gene encoding bifunctional adenosylcobinamide kinase/adenosylcobinamide-phosphate guanylyltransferase, giving the protein MIYLITGGERSGKSSYAENLAKDLATNPMYVATARKWDDDFQKRIDRHQQDRDERWINVENEKHLSEIDFSGKVAVVDCVTLWLTNFFVDTKNDVQASLEQAKAEFDKIANQQDAKIIIITNEIGMGVHADTHIGRKFTELQGWMNQYLAKNADEVVLMVSGIPVKIKGQ